Sequence from the Wielerella bovis genome:
GAAAAATCGTATTATATAGCTAACTCAATTTAAAACAAGTATAGCCGTTTGAAATTAACACATACAGCGTTGCCAGCTCCATTAGCGGTCGCTGTCGCCCTGTCGGTGTTAATTTAAAACGACTATAATTAACTATAAAACTGTCGGATACAATTATCCAACTTCGACTTTAGGCAGCCTGAATAGATTAAAAATTTCAGGCTGCCTAAATTTTAAGAACTTATACTCATAAGCTTAATATAGTCGTGGAAATGAAAATGCAGTACAAGGCGACAACGCCCGCCGTGTACGAATAGTACATAAGGGCGTTGGCAACGCCGTACTGCTTTTTCAGTTCTGCAACTATATCTTGCTTTTATTGCCAATCTACTAGCTTACTGTATTGAATTTTAAATAATTATTCATAAAATTAATAAAACAGGTTCTTATTCTTTCGCTGCTGCCAATGCTTGCGTTAAATCATCAATCAAATCATCAATATGTTCAATACCGATACTTAAACGAATCATATCCACTGGCACACCAGCTGCTGCCAATTCTGCTTCATTCAATTGGCGATGAGTAGTTGTAGCAGGATGAGTCGCCAATGATTTTGCATCGCCAATGTTTACCAAGCGTAAAAACAGTTGCAGCGCATCAATGAATTTTGCGCCTGCCTCACGTCCGCCCTTGATGCCAAAACTTAATAGACCAGATGCTTTGCCGTCATAATCACGGTCAATCAAAGATTTAAATGGGCTATTATCCAAAGCAGGATAATTGACCCATGCAACTTGTGGATGATTTTGCAAAAATTGCGCTACTTTCAAAGCATTCTCGCAATGACGTTCCATGCGTAACGATAAAGTCTCCAAGCCTTGCAACAATAAAAATGCGCTTTGTGGCGACAATGCTGCGCCTGTATTGCGTAATGGCACGACACGCGCTCTGGCAATATACGCAGCTGCACCAAAGGATTCGGTGTAATTCACGCCGTGATAGGAAATATCGGGGCGGTTGAAAATCGCATCAAAACGTGGATTACCAGCCCATGTAAATTTGCCACTATCAATGATGGCACCGCCAATTGTTGTACCGTGTCCGCCAATATATTTGGTTAAAGATTGCACCACAATATCTGCTCCGTGTTCAATCGGGCGGAACAGAGCTGGCGATGGTACGGTATTATCCACCATCAACGGCAAACCTTGTGCGTGTGCTGCTTGGGCAAAGGCGGCAATGTCCACCACATTAATCGCAGGATTACCAATGGATTCGCAATAAACCAAACGGGTTCGTTCATCGGTAACAGCAGCGATTTGTTCGGGTTGGTCGGGGTCAATGAAACGAACTTCAATGCCTTGACGCGGCAGGCTGTGGGCAAAGAAATTGTAGGTACCACCGTATAAGGTTTTGGTTGCAATGATGTTGTCACCTGCTTCCACCAAGTTTTGCACGGCATAAGTAATCGCTGCCATGCCACTGGCAACCGCAAGTGCAGCAATGCCACCTTCCAACTGTGCCACACGTTCTTCCAATACAGCGGTGGTGGGATTCATGATGCGCGTGTAGATGTTGCCAGCCACATTTAAATTAAACAAATCTGCGCCATGCTGCGTATTGTCAAACGTGTAGGATGTGGTTTGATAAATCGGTACAGCGGCAGCTTTGGTGGTGGGTTCAGATTTGTAGCCTGCGTGTAAGGCGATGGTTTCGCGTTTCATATTGTTTCCTTTGTATGATGGTTGGTTAAAAAAGTTTCAGGCAGCCTGAAACTGATAAAATCCATTCTTAGAACCTGTATTCATCATTTTGGTAGCTTGATTTTGTTGATTTTTTTGCGAACACAAGGCGGGTTTTGTGCCCATAGCGAGACCATTGGCATAAAAATCCAACGCAGTAGGCGCGGAAAAAAACAATAA
This genomic interval carries:
- a CDS encoding O-acetylhomoserine aminocarboxypropyltransferase/cysteine synthase family protein; protein product: MKRETIALHAGYKSEPTTKAAAVPIYQTTSYTFDNTQHGADLFNLNVAGNIYTRIMNPTTAVLEERVAQLEGGIAALAVASGMAAITYAVQNLVEAGDNIIATKTLYGGTYNFFAHSLPRQGIEVRFIDPDQPEQIAAVTDERTRLVYCESIGNPAINVVDIAAFAQAAHAQGLPLMVDNTVPSPALFRPIEHGADIVVQSLTKYIGGHGTTIGGAIIDSGKFTWAGNPRFDAIFNRPDISYHGVNYTESFGAAAYIARARVVPLRNTGAALSPQSAFLLLQGLETLSLRMERHCENALKVAQFLQNHPQVAWVNYPALDNSPFKSLIDRDYDGKASGLLSFGIKGGREAGAKFIDALQLFLRLVNIGDAKSLATHPATTTHRQLNEAELAAAGVPVDMIRLSIGIEHIDDLIDDLTQALAAAKE